A single region of the Pseudomonas sp. PDM14 genome encodes:
- a CDS encoding efflux RND transporter permease subunit, which produces MSFNLSEWALRNRAIVLYLMIVIAVVGAMSYTKLGQSEDPPFTFKAMVVRTDWPGATAEEMSRQVTERIEKKVMETGDYQMVMSYSRPGESVVTFMARDSMHSKDIPELWYQLRKKVGDIRHTLPPNVRGPFFNDEFGTTFGNIYALTGEGFDYAVLKDYADRLQLQLQRVKDVGKVELLGLQDEKIWIELSNVKLATLGLPLAAVQQALEEQNAVASSGFFEATTDRVQLRVSGRFETVEQIRNFPIRVGDRTFRIGDVAEVQRGFNDPPAPRMRFMDQSALGLAVSMKSGGDILVLGEALDKELANLQQTLPLGMELRKVSDQPAAVKTGVGEFVRVLAEALIIVLLVSFFSLGMRTGLVVALSIPLVLAMTFALMHYFGIGLHKISLGALVLALGLMVDDAIIAVEMMAIKMEQGYDRLKAASFAWTSTAFPMLTGTLITAAGFLPIATAQSGTGEYTRSIFQVVTIALVVSWIAAVVFVPYLGDRLLPDLAKQHAKKHGGTGAHDPYATTFYQTVREVVEWCVRHRRLVITVTIGLFIASVVLFRFVPQQFFPASGRLELMIDLKLTEGSSLKATEEQVKRLEAKLKGHKGIDNYVAYVGTGSPRFYLPLDQQLPATRFAQFVVLTKSIKDREEVRSWLIDVMNDDFPTVRSRVSRLENGPPVGFPIQFRISGEHIDEVRAIAREVAGKVRENPHVSNVHLNWEEPSKVVYLNIDQERARALGVSTADVSKFLQSSLSGSSVSQFREGNELIEILLRGTSRERQELELLPSLSVPISNGKSVALSQIATLEYGFEEGVIWHRDRLPTVTVLGDIYGKEQPAGLVKQIMPTLDPIRAELPSGYLLEVGGTVEDSGRGQKSVVAGIPLFVLVVMTLLVLQLKSISRSVMVFLTAPLGLIGVTLFLLVFQQPFGFVAMLGTIALSGMIMRNSVILIDQIEQDIAAGHDRWQAVIEATVRRFRPIVLTALAAVLAMIPLSRSVFFGPMAVAIMGGLIVATALTLLFLPALYAAWFRVKEVRR; this is translated from the coding sequence ATGTCCTTCAACCTGTCCGAATGGGCGCTGCGCAACCGCGCGATCGTGCTCTACCTGATGATCGTCATCGCCGTGGTCGGCGCCATGTCCTACACCAAGCTGGGGCAGAGCGAAGACCCGCCATTCACCTTCAAGGCCATGGTCGTGCGTACCGACTGGCCGGGCGCGACCGCCGAGGAAATGTCACGGCAGGTCACCGAGCGCATCGAGAAGAAGGTCATGGAGACCGGCGACTACCAGATGGTCATGTCCTATTCGCGTCCGGGCGAATCGGTGGTGACCTTCATGGCCCGCGACTCCATGCACTCCAAGGACATCCCCGAACTCTGGTACCAGTTGCGCAAGAAGGTCGGCGACATCCGCCACACCCTGCCGCCCAACGTGCGCGGGCCGTTCTTCAACGACGAGTTCGGCACCACCTTCGGCAACATCTACGCGCTGACCGGCGAGGGTTTCGACTACGCCGTGCTCAAGGACTACGCCGACCGCCTGCAGTTGCAGCTGCAACGGGTCAAGGACGTGGGCAAGGTCGAACTGCTCGGCCTGCAGGACGAGAAGATCTGGATCGAGCTGTCTAACGTCAAGCTGGCCACCCTCGGCCTGCCGCTGGCGGCCGTGCAGCAGGCGCTGGAAGAACAGAACGCGGTGGCGTCCTCGGGCTTCTTCGAGGCCACCACCGACCGCGTGCAGTTGCGCGTTTCCGGGCGCTTCGAGACCGTCGAACAGATCCGCAATTTCCCCATTCGTGTTGGCGACCGCACGTTCCGCATCGGTGACGTGGCCGAGGTGCAGCGCGGCTTCAACGATCCGCCCGCGCCGCGCATGCGCTTCATGGACCAGAGCGCGCTGGGCCTGGCCGTGTCGATGAAGAGCGGTGGCGACATCCTGGTTCTCGGCGAAGCGCTGGACAAGGAACTGGCCAACCTGCAGCAGACCCTGCCGCTGGGCATGGAGCTGCGCAAGGTTTCCGACCAGCCAGCCGCGGTGAAAACCGGCGTCGGTGAATTCGTCCGCGTGCTGGCGGAGGCGCTGATCATCGTCCTGCTGGTGAGCTTCTTCTCGCTGGGCATGCGCACCGGCCTGGTGGTGGCGCTGTCGATCCCGCTGGTATTGGCGATGACCTTTGCCCTGATGCACTACTTCGGCATCGGCCTGCACAAGATTTCCCTCGGCGCGCTGGTGCTGGCGCTGGGGCTGATGGTGGACGACGCAATCATTGCCGTGGAGATGATGGCGATCAAGATGGAGCAGGGTTACGACCGGCTCAAGGCGGCGAGTTTCGCCTGGACCAGCACAGCCTTCCCGATGCTCACCGGTACCCTGATCACCGCCGCCGGCTTCCTGCCGATCGCCACCGCGCAGTCCGGCACCGGCGAGTACACCCGCTCGATCTTCCAGGTGGTGACCATCGCCCTGGTGGTGTCCTGGATCGCCGCCGTGGTATTCGTGCCTTACCTGGGTGACCGGCTGCTGCCGGATCTGGCCAAGCAGCATGCGAAGAAACATGGCGGCACTGGCGCTCACGACCCGTACGCGACGACCTTCTACCAGACCGTGCGTGAGGTGGTGGAGTGGTGCGTACGCCATCGCCGCCTGGTGATCACCGTCACCATCGGCCTGTTCATCGCGTCCGTGGTGCTGTTCCGCTTCGTGCCGCAGCAGTTCTTCCCGGCCTCGGGTCGCCTGGAGCTGATGATCGACCTCAAGCTCACCGAAGGTTCGTCGCTCAAGGCCACCGAGGAGCAGGTCAAGCGCCTGGAGGCCAAGCTCAAGGGCCACAAGGGCATCGACAACTACGTGGCCTATGTCGGCACCGGTTCGCCGCGCTTCTACCTGCCGCTGGACCAGCAATTGCCCGCTACCCGTTTCGCCCAGTTCGTGGTGCTGACCAAGAGCATCAAGGACCGCGAAGAGGTGCGCAGCTGGTTGATCGACGTGATGAACGATGATTTCCCCACCGTTCGCAGCCGCGTGTCGCGCCTGGAAAACGGTCCGCCCGTGGGCTTCCCGATCCAGTTCCGCATCTCCGGCGAGCACATCGACGAGGTCCGAGCGATTGCCCGTGAAGTGGCCGGCAAGGTGCGCGAGAACCCGCACGTATCCAACGTGCACCTGAACTGGGAAGAGCCGAGCAAGGTGGTCTACCTGAACATCGACCAGGAGCGTGCCCGCGCCCTGGGTGTCAGCACCGCCGACGTGTCGAAGTTCCTGCAGAGTTCGTTGTCCGGTTCCAGTGTCAGCCAGTTCCGTGAAGGCAACGAGCTGATCGAGATCCTCCTGCGCGGCACTTCTCGCGAGCGTCAGGAGCTGGAGCTGCTGCCGAGCCTGTCTGTGCCGATCAGCAACGGCAAGAGCGTGGCGCTTTCGCAGATCGCCACCCTCGAATACGGCTTCGAGGAAGGTGTGATCTGGCACCGCGACCGCCTGCCGACCGTCACCGTGCTTGGCGACATCTACGGCAAGGAGCAGCCGGCCGGGTTGGTCAAGCAGATCATGCCGACCCTCGATCCGATCCGTGCCGAGCTGCCCAGCGGCTACCTGCTGGAAGTCGGCGGCACGGTGGAGGATTCCGGCCGTGGGCAGAAGTCGGTGGTCGCCGGTATTCCGCTGTTCGTCCTGGTGGTCATGACCCTGCTGGTGCTGCAGCTGAAGAGCATCTCGCGCTCGGTGATGGTGTTCCTCACCGCGCCGCTGGGGCTGATCGGCGTGACCCTGTTCCTGCTGGTGTTCCAGCAGCCGTTCGGCTTCGTCGCCATGCTCGGCACCATCGCCCTGTCGGGGATGATCATGCGCAACTCGGTGATCCTCATCGACCAGATCGAGCAGGACATCGCCGCCGGCCATGACCGCTGGCAGGCGGTGATCGAGGCCACCGTGCGGCGTTTCCGGCCTATCGTGCTCACCGCGTTGGCGGCCGTGCTGGCGATGATTCCGCTGTCGCGTAGTGTGTTCTTCGGGCCTATGGCGGTGGCGATCATGGGTGGCCTGATCGTCGCCACGGCGCTGACACTGCTGTTCCTGCCGGCGCTCTACGCTGCCTGGTTCCGGGTCAAGGAAGTGCGCCGCTAA
- a CDS encoding efflux RND transporter periplasmic adaptor subunit — protein MFRHALSLAVPLSLLTLLVACGNGETVEAPVRPVMVVHPLPAGDAMETYPGEVRARYEPELAFRIGGKISKRLVDAGARVKKDQPLAELDPEDVKLQLEAARAQVAAAQANLKLVRAERDRYQKLLERQMISRSQFDNVENQYRSGEARLKQIQAEFNVANNQAGYSVLRASQDGVIARRLAEVGQVVAAGQTVFTLAADGEREVLFSVSEHAFERFRIGQDVSVELWSQPGKQFPGRIRELSPAADAQSRTFAARVSFTEGEVPAELGQSARVAIKAAGDVPLSVPMSALTAEKDAPYVWVIDPQESKVVRTPVRIGRYGQERVSILEGLKESDWVVSAGVQMLLDGQKVKPVDRDNRNVDLAVKE, from the coding sequence ATGTTCCGCCATGCCCTGTCCCTCGCTGTGCCTCTGAGTCTGCTTACGTTGCTGGTTGCCTGCGGCAACGGCGAAACCGTCGAAGCGCCGGTCCGGCCGGTGATGGTGGTGCATCCGCTGCCTGCCGGCGATGCCATGGAGACCTACCCAGGCGAGGTGCGTGCCCGCTATGAGCCGGAGCTGGCGTTCCGCATCGGCGGCAAGATCAGCAAGCGCCTGGTCGATGCCGGGGCACGGGTGAAGAAGGACCAGCCACTGGCCGAGCTCGACCCCGAAGACGTCAAGCTGCAACTGGAAGCCGCCCGCGCCCAGGTCGCTGCGGCCCAGGCCAATCTGAAGCTGGTGCGCGCCGAGCGTGACCGTTACCAGAAACTGCTGGAGCGGCAGATGATCAGCCGCTCGCAGTTCGACAACGTGGAAAACCAGTACCGCTCCGGCGAAGCGCGGCTCAAGCAGATCCAGGCGGAATTCAACGTCGCCAACAACCAGGCCGGCTACTCGGTGCTGCGCGCCTCCCAGGATGGTGTGATCGCGCGGCGCCTGGCCGAGGTCGGGCAGGTGGTCGCGGCGGGGCAGACGGTGTTCACCCTGGCGGCCGACGGCGAGCGCGAAGTGCTGTTCAGCGTCTCCGAGCACGCCTTCGAGCGTTTCCGCATCGGCCAGGACGTCAGCGTCGAGCTGTGGTCGCAACCGGGCAAGCAATTCCCCGGACGCATCCGCGAGCTGTCGCCGGCTGCCGACGCGCAATCGCGCACCTTCGCCGCCCGTGTCTCCTTCACCGAGGGCGAAGTCCCGGCCGAACTCGGCCAGAGCGCCCGTGTGGCGATCAAGGCCGCTGGCGATGTGCCGCTGTCGGTGCCGATGTCGGCGCTGACCGCGGAGAAGGATGCGCCCTACGTGTGGGTCATCGACCCGCAGGAATCCAAGGTTGTGCGCACGCCGGTGCGCATTGGCCGCTATGGCCAGGAGCGCGTGTCGATTCTCGAAGGCCTGAAGGAGAGCGACTGGGTCGTTTCAGCAGGCGTGCAGATGCTGCTGGATGGACAGAAGGTCAAGCCGGTCGACCGCGACAATCGCAACGTCGACCTGGCCGTGAAGGAGTAA
- a CDS encoding TetR/AcrR family transcriptional regulator, giving the protein MSDNLLQPQSGPGRPKDPAKRLAILEAAKRLFMSNGYEGSSMDAIAAEAGVSKLTVYSHFTDKETLFACAVESKCEEQLPPLRFELRADASIDSTLLAIGRGFDALINSDESVAMMRLVMTQTGQNPELGKLFYEAGPQKMLLAMEHLLQQADQLGQLRVEQPQRAAEHFFSLLKGGCNFRRLVGCGEQPSSAATDIHVQDVVSLFLRAYRP; this is encoded by the coding sequence ATGTCCGACAATCTGTTACAGCCTCAAAGTGGCCCCGGACGGCCGAAAGATCCTGCCAAGCGACTGGCCATTCTCGAAGCCGCCAAGCGGCTATTCATGAGCAATGGCTACGAAGGCAGCAGCATGGATGCCATCGCGGCGGAAGCTGGCGTGTCGAAACTCACGGTGTACAGCCACTTCACCGACAAGGAGACGCTGTTCGCCTGCGCGGTGGAGTCCAAGTGCGAGGAACAGCTGCCGCCCCTGCGCTTCGAGCTGCGCGCGGATGCCTCCATCGACAGTACCCTGCTGGCCATCGGCCGCGGCTTCGATGCGCTGATCAACAGTGACGAGTCGGTGGCGATGATGCGCCTGGTGATGACCCAGACCGGGCAGAACCCGGAGCTGGGCAAACTGTTCTACGAAGCCGGCCCGCAGAAAATGCTGCTGGCCATGGAGCACTTGCTGCAGCAGGCCGATCAGCTTGGCCAGTTGCGGGTCGAGCAACCGCAGCGAGCCGCCGAGCACTTCTTCAGCCTGCTCAAGGGCGGCTGCAACTTCCGCCGTCTGGTCGGCTGTGGCGAACAACCGTCCAGCGCCGCGACCGACATCCACGTGCAGGATGTCGTCAGCCTGTTCCTGCGCGCCTACCGCCCCTGA
- a CDS encoding class I SAM-dependent methyltransferase, whose amino-acid sequence MSDEGLPATIRVEALAPAFAGAVQAWARRLGLPVGGEAQFALQLGDAGLQLAELGPQAPGPVRVDFVEGAVAHRRLFGGGSGQMIAKAVGIQPGVRPVVLDATAGLGRDAFVLASLGCTVTLIERQPIIAALLEDGLERARGDFEVAPIATQMTLRTGNAIELMERWEGEAPQVIYLDPMFPHRDKSALVKKEMRLFRPLVGNDMDAPALLQAALALATHRVVVKRPRKAPIVDGPKPSYALEGKSSRYDIYPKKALKP is encoded by the coding sequence ATGAGTGATGAAGGGCTGCCAGCCACAATCCGTGTTGAAGCCCTGGCTCCTGCCTTTGCCGGCGCGGTGCAAGCCTGGGCGCGAAGGCTGGGGCTGCCGGTTGGCGGCGAGGCGCAGTTTGCCCTGCAGCTGGGCGATGCCGGCCTGCAACTGGCCGAACTGGGGCCGCAGGCGCCGGGGCCGGTGCGGGTGGATTTCGTCGAGGGTGCGGTGGCGCACCGGCGGCTGTTCGGGGGTGGCAGCGGACAGATGATTGCCAAGGCCGTCGGCATTCAGCCTGGCGTGCGGCCCGTGGTGTTGGACGCCACTGCCGGTCTTGGTCGTGATGCCTTCGTGCTGGCGAGCCTGGGCTGCACCGTGACGTTGATCGAGCGCCAGCCGATCATCGCCGCGCTGCTCGAAGATGGTCTGGAGCGCGCGCGCGGCGATTTTGAGGTGGCGCCCATCGCCACGCAGATGACTCTGCGCACCGGTAATGCCATCGAACTGATGGAGCGCTGGGAAGGCGAGGCGCCGCAGGTGATCTACCTGGACCCGATGTTCCCCCACCGCGACAAGAGCGCCCTGGTGAAGAAAGAGATGCGCCTGTTTCGCCCGCTGGTCGGTAACGACATGGACGCCCCGGCGCTGCTTCAGGCGGCTCTGGCGCTGGCCACGCACCGGGTGGTGGTCAAGCGCCCGCGCAAGGCGCCGATTGTCGACGGGCCCAAGCCCAGCTATGCGCTGGAAGGCAAGTCCAGCCGCTATGACATCTACCCGAAGAAGGCGCTCAAGCCCTGA
- a CDS encoding extensin family protein, whose product MAVVLRRLFWLSLLAVLVGVPMAVYQQWLDVPRQWNPWAPLDVQDPPSLLTGFKLMRLQQDPALCVQALSSSSLTYDLLPDSTPAADCPLENSVRVRGSGVSFNSSYLATCKLAVAYALFERHGLQPAAQEVFGQPVTRIEHFGSFACRNIGNSQRRSQHASANALDIAGFRLRDGQRITLARDWQGEGDEARFLRKVRDAACEHFNITLGPEYNAAHHDHFHVDMGMFRLCR is encoded by the coding sequence ATGGCTGTTGTTCTGCGCCGGTTGTTCTGGCTGAGCCTGCTCGCCGTGCTGGTCGGTGTACCGATGGCGGTGTACCAGCAATGGCTGGATGTGCCGCGCCAGTGGAATCCCTGGGCGCCGCTCGATGTGCAGGACCCGCCGAGCCTGCTGACCGGTTTCAAACTGATGCGCCTGCAGCAGGATCCTGCGCTCTGTGTGCAGGCCTTGAGCAGCAGTTCGCTCACGTATGACCTGTTGCCTGACAGCACGCCGGCCGCCGACTGCCCGCTGGAAAACAGCGTGCGGGTGCGCGGCTCGGGTGTGAGCTTCAACAGCAGCTACCTGGCCACCTGCAAGCTGGCGGTGGCCTACGCACTGTTCGAACGCCACGGTCTGCAGCCGGCCGCGCAGGAGGTGTTCGGCCAGCCGGTGACGCGCATCGAGCACTTCGGCAGCTTTGCCTGCCGCAACATCGGTAACAGCCAGCGCCGCAGCCAGCATGCTTCGGCCAATGCCCTGGATATCGCGGGCTTTCGTCTGCGCGACGGCCAGCGCATCACCCTGGCGCGTGACTGGCAGGGCGAGGGCGATGAAGCGCGGTTCCTGCGCAAGGTGCGCGATGCTGCCTGCGAACACTTCAACATCACCCTGGGGCCGGAATACAACGCTGCCCACCACGATCATTTCCACGTCGACATGGGCATGTTTCGCCTGTGCCGCTAG
- a CDS encoding DUF72 domain-containing protein, which produces MPLLPYHLGCPSWSEQAWRGTLYPPSVRPAETLGHYARIFNAVEGNTTFYARPNEDSVRRWAQQMPEGFRFCAKLPRDVSHEGDLREQLAATADFLRLLAPLGSRVAPLWLQLPASFGPARLGELLFWLDEFADRAIAVELRHPAFFAKGEEERLLNRHLQARDVERICLDSRALFSCVSSDPAVLHAQSKKPRLPTRPAAFSGSPQVRFIGGPDLQANEPFLLPWVSKVAEWIEQGLKPYVVLHTPDNKLAAAQAMRFHARLGERLPGLPALPEPELQREQLGLL; this is translated from the coding sequence ATTCCCTTGCTGCCTTATCACCTCGGCTGCCCGTCGTGGAGCGAGCAGGCCTGGCGCGGCACGCTCTATCCGCCATCCGTTCGTCCCGCTGAAACCCTTGGCCACTACGCCCGCATATTCAATGCGGTCGAGGGCAACACCACGTTCTATGCCCGTCCCAACGAAGACAGCGTGCGCCGCTGGGCGCAGCAGATGCCCGAGGGCTTTCGCTTCTGCGCCAAGTTGCCACGCGATGTCAGCCACGAAGGCGACCTGCGCGAGCAGCTTGCCGCCACCGCCGACTTTCTTCGTCTGCTCGCACCGCTAGGTTCCCGCGTGGCGCCGCTTTGGCTGCAGTTGCCGGCGAGTTTCGGCCCGGCGCGCCTGGGCGAGTTGCTGTTCTGGCTGGATGAGTTCGCCGACCGGGCGATCGCCGTCGAGCTGCGCCATCCGGCATTCTTCGCCAAGGGCGAGGAGGAGCGGCTGCTCAATCGCCACCTGCAGGCACGCGACGTCGAGCGCATCTGCCTGGATTCGCGCGCGTTGTTCAGCTGCGTATCCAGCGATCCCGCGGTGCTGCACGCGCAATCGAAGAAGCCGCGCCTGCCGACTCGTCCTGCGGCGTTCAGCGGCAGCCCGCAGGTGCGCTTCATCGGCGGGCCGGATCTGCAGGCCAACGAACCCTTCCTGTTGCCCTGGGTGAGCAAGGTCGCCGAGTGGATCGAGCAGGGCCTGAAGCCCTACGTAGTCCTGCACACGCCGGACAACAAGCTGGCTGCCGCCCAGGCCATGCGCTTCCATGCGCGGCTGGGCGAGCGCCTGCCTGGCCTGCCGGCGCTGCCAGAGCCTGAACTCCAGCGTGAGCAGCTCGGTCTGCTCTGA
- the tsaB gene encoding tRNA (adenosine(37)-N6)-threonylcarbamoyltransferase complex dimerization subunit type 1 TsaB — MSTLLALDTATEACSVALLHDGKVISHYEVIPRLHAQRLLPMIHTLLGEAGVPLSALDGIAFGRGPGAFTGVRIAIGVVQGLAFALDRPVLPVSNLAVLAQRALREQGAQQVAAAIDARMDEVYWGCYRAEQGEMRLQGIEAVLPPEQASLPRGATGEWFGAGTGWGTFASRLVAVSGQDGALLPHAEDLLSLATFAWQRGEALPADQAQPVYLRDQVATPKAAP, encoded by the coding sequence ATGAGCACTCTGCTGGCCCTGGATACCGCTACCGAAGCCTGCTCGGTCGCCCTGCTGCACGACGGCAAAGTGATCAGTCACTACGAAGTGATTCCGCGCCTGCACGCCCAGCGCCTGCTGCCGATGATCCACACCCTGCTTGGCGAGGCCGGTGTGCCGTTGTCGGCGCTGGATGGGATCGCCTTCGGTCGTGGTCCTGGCGCCTTCACCGGCGTGCGCATCGCCATTGGCGTGGTTCAGGGCCTGGCCTTTGCCCTGGATCGCCCGGTGCTGCCGGTGTCCAACCTCGCCGTGCTGGCGCAGCGTGCCCTGCGTGAGCAGGGTGCGCAGCAGGTGGCCGCGGCCATCGATGCGCGAATGGACGAGGTGTACTGGGGCTGCTACCGGGCCGAGCAGGGGGAAATGCGCCTGCAGGGCATCGAAGCCGTGCTGCCGCCAGAGCAGGCCAGCCTGCCGCGTGGAGCTACCGGCGAGTGGTTCGGCGCCGGAACTGGTTGGGGTACATTTGCCTCGCGCCTGGTCGCGGTGAGCGGCCAGGACGGCGCCTTGCTACCACATGCCGAGGACCTGCTGAGCCTCGCCACATTCGCCTGGCAACGCGGTGAGGCGTTGCCGGCGGATCAGGCGCAACCGGTGTACCTGCGTGATCAGGTGGCCACGCCCAAGGCCGCGCCTTAA
- the adk gene encoding adenylate kinase, producing MRVILLGAPGAGKGTQAGFITKKFGIPQISTGDMLRAAVKAGTELGLKAKSVMDSGGLVSDDLIINLVKERIAQPDCAKGFLFDGFPRTIPQAEALKEAGVIIDNVVEIAVDDEEIVGRIAGRRVHPASGRVYHTEHNPPKVAGKDDETGDELIQRDDDKEETVRHRLSVYHSQTKPLVDFYQKLSAAEGTPKYSAIAGVGSVDEITAKVLAALS from the coding sequence ATGCGCGTGATTCTGCTGGGGGCGCCCGGTGCCGGCAAAGGTACCCAGGCTGGTTTCATTACCAAAAAATTCGGTATTCCGCAGATCTCCACTGGCGACATGCTGCGCGCAGCGGTCAAGGCCGGCACCGAGCTGGGCCTGAAGGCCAAGAGCGTGATGGACAGCGGTGGCCTGGTCTCCGACGACCTGATCATCAATCTGGTCAAGGAGCGCATCGCTCAGCCCGACTGTGCAAAGGGTTTCCTCTTCGACGGTTTCCCGCGCACCATCCCGCAGGCTGAGGCCCTCAAGGAAGCTGGCGTGATCATCGACAACGTGGTCGAGATCGCCGTGGACGACGAGGAAATCGTCGGCCGCATCGCCGGTCGTCGTGTGCACCCGGCTTCCGGCCGCGTCTACCACACCGAGCACAACCCGCCGAAAGTGGCTGGCAAGGACGATGAGACCGGCGACGAGCTGATCCAGCGCGACGATGACAAGGAGGAGACCGTGCGTCACCGCCTGTCCGTCTACCACTCGCAGACCAAGCCGCTGGTGGACTTCTACCAGAAGCTTTCGGCCGCCGAAGGCACGCCGAAGTACAGTGCCATCGCTGGCGTCGGCAGCGTCGACGAAATTACCGCCAAGGTTCTGGCTGCACTCAGCTAA
- a CDS encoding pilin assembly protein: MKIRELVRHWEQNAKGRLTRNEYSIHLDLEAAARLAALAEMYPKRSVEELLGELVGTALEELEASFPYVKGSQVVATDEQGDPLYEDIGPTPRFLALSRKYLHQLTEQRESTNH, from the coding sequence ATGAAGATCCGAGAACTTGTTCGCCATTGGGAGCAGAACGCCAAAGGTCGCCTGACGCGTAACGAGTACAGCATCCACCTGGACCTGGAAGCGGCAGCGCGCCTGGCCGCGCTGGCCGAGATGTACCCCAAGCGCAGTGTCGAGGAATTGCTCGGTGAGCTGGTCGGCACCGCGCTCGAGGAGCTCGAGGCCAGCTTCCCCTACGTCAAGGGCAGCCAGGTGGTGGCCACCGATGAACAGGGCGATCCGCTCTACGAAGACATCGGTCCCACGCCGCGCTTTCTCGCCCTGTCACGCAAGTACCTGCACCAGCTCACCGAGCAGCGCGAAAGTACCAATCACTAG
- a CDS encoding DUF4398 domain-containing protein: protein MELNIMKTRPAVTLPRTLLAALAVSGSVLLAGCAGTPPTEQFAVTNTVVKSAVSAGGPEYAPVEMKSAQDKLRQAETLLEDHEYEQARRLAEQAEWDARVAERKAHALKAQKTLQDAQQGVQQIREEGSRTPIIVQ, encoded by the coding sequence ATGGAGCTGAACATCATGAAGACACGCCCAGCTGTAACCCTTCCCAGAACACTTCTGGCAGCCCTGGCGGTAAGCGGTAGCGTACTGCTGGCCGGTTGCGCAGGCACCCCGCCCACCGAGCAGTTCGCCGTCACCAACACCGTGGTGAAAAGCGCGGTCAGCGCCGGTGGCCCGGAATACGCGCCAGTCGAGATGAAGTCCGCGCAGGACAAGCTGCGTCAGGCCGAAACCCTCCTCGAGGACCATGAGTACGAACAGGCTCGCCGCCTGGCCGAACAGGCCGAGTGGGATGCCCGCGTCGCCGAACGCAAGGCTCATGCGCTGAAGGCGCAGAAGACCCTGCAGGACGCCCAACAAGGGGTTCAGCAGATCCGCGAGGAAGGCTCACGCACTCCGATCATCGTGCAGTGA
- a CDS encoding OmpA family protein, which produces MNKLIAIPALSVLSLALVACAAKPNPNLEQARANYAELQSEPQASTHAALETREAADMLSRAEQAYDAHQDTVQVDHLAYITNQRVEVARQTIMQKAAEASLANAPAQRTQAQLDARNQQVDILLQKLQAKQTERGAVVTLGDVLFAIDRAELTAAGMQNVQQLGNYLLQNPDRQVVVEGFTDNTGTVDHNLRLSQARADSVRSALVAMGVSPTRITTHGFGKDYPVASNATADTRTLNRRVEVTIASGPGPVAPRAL; this is translated from the coding sequence ATGAACAAGTTGATCGCTATTCCCGCCCTTTCCGTGCTCAGCCTGGCCCTGGTGGCCTGCGCCGCCAAGCCCAACCCGAACCTGGAGCAGGCGCGCGCCAACTACGCCGAGCTGCAATCCGAGCCACAGGCCAGCACCCACGCCGCGCTGGAAACCCGCGAAGCTGCCGACATGCTGTCGCGCGCCGAGCAGGCCTACGACGCGCACCAGGACACCGTGCAGGTCGACCACCTGGCCTACATCACCAACCAGCGCGTGGAAGTCGCCCGCCAGACCATCATGCAGAAGGCTGCCGAAGCCAGCCTGGCCAACGCGCCGGCTCAGCGCACCCAGGCACAGCTGGATGCCCGCAACCAGCAGGTCGACATCCTCCTGCAGAAGCTGCAGGCCAAGCAGACCGAGCGTGGCGCGGTCGTTACCCTGGGTGACGTGCTGTTCGCCATCGACCGTGCCGAGCTGACCGCTGCCGGCATGCAGAATGTCCAGCAACTGGGCAACTACCTGCTGCAGAACCCGGATCGCCAAGTGGTGGTGGAAGGCTTCACCGACAACACCGGTACCGTCGATCACAACCTGCGCCTGTCCCAGGCACGCGCCGACTCGGTGCGCAGCGCGCTGGTGGCCATGGGCGTGTCGCCGACCCGCATCACCACCCACGGTTTCGGCAAGGACTACCCGGTAGCCAGCAACGCCACGGCCGATACGCGCACGCTCAACCGCCGCGTTGAAGTGACCATCGCCAGCGGCCCTGGCCCGGTCGCACCACGCGCCCTGTAA